A genomic stretch from Chitinophaga agri includes:
- the mltG gene encoding endolytic transglycosylase MltG: MAKKSNAKKSQTKNVWMKRLLVAAAAILAGLLVYVGYRVFGPNTKAFGDSKFFYVRTGSTYKAVLDGLEEQEIIRSRTSFNWVAKELGYPNRVKAGKYKISRGMSNFDIVKMLRSGRQTPVTLTITKLRTKQDLVKKICSNLEADSATFRALLSDQVYLRQFGLDTNTVMSAFMPNSYQFYWNTSAENAFKKIEKESAAFWTDARKAAAQRLGLTPVQVTILASIVDEETNKNDEKPLISSVYLNRFRKGMRLQADPTVKFALQDFSIRRIREGHIAFESPYNTYQVTGLPPGPICTPSIKSIEAVLNTPETDYIYFCAKADFSGYHAFAATYAEHMKNAHAFHQALNARGI; encoded by the coding sequence ATGGCAAAAAAAAGCAACGCAAAAAAGAGTCAGACTAAGAATGTATGGATGAAACGTTTGCTGGTGGCTGCCGCTGCAATTCTGGCCGGCCTGCTGGTATACGTAGGATATCGTGTGTTTGGACCTAATACAAAAGCCTTTGGCGACAGCAAATTCTTCTATGTACGTACTGGCAGTACCTATAAAGCAGTGTTAGACGGACTGGAAGAACAGGAGATCATCCGCAGCCGCACCAGCTTTAACTGGGTAGCGAAGGAACTGGGTTATCCCAACCGTGTAAAAGCTGGTAAGTACAAGATCAGCAGGGGCATGAGCAATTTTGACATCGTTAAAATGCTGCGTTCCGGTCGTCAGACGCCTGTTACCCTGACCATTACTAAACTGCGGACCAAGCAGGACCTGGTAAAAAAGATCTGCTCTAACCTGGAAGCAGACTCCGCCACCTTCCGTGCCCTGTTAAGCGACCAGGTATACCTGCGTCAGTTCGGGCTGGACACCAACACGGTAATGAGTGCCTTTATGCCGAACAGTTACCAGTTTTACTGGAACACCAGCGCCGAGAATGCCTTCAAAAAGATCGAAAAGGAATCTGCTGCTTTCTGGACAGATGCCCGTAAGGCGGCTGCCCAGCGACTGGGACTGACACCGGTACAGGTGACCATCCTGGCCTCTATTGTGGATGAAGAGACCAACAAAAATGATGAGAAACCACTTATTTCCAGTGTGTACCTGAACCGCTTCCGTAAAGGTATGCGTCTGCAGGCCGATCCGACCGTGAAATTCGCTTTACAGGACTTCTCTATCAGAAGGATCAGAGAAGGGCATATTGCCTTCGAATCGCCTTACAATACCTATCAGGTGACCGGCCTCCCTCCGGGTCCGATCTGTACGCCTTCCATCAAATCAATAGAAGCTGTACTGAATACACCGGAAACTGATTATATCTATTTTTGTGCGAAGGCTGATTTCTCCGGATATCATGCATTTGCTGCTACCTACGCTGAACACATGAAAAATGCGCATGCATTCCATCAGGCGCTCAATGCGAGGGGTATATAA
- a CDS encoding YihY/virulence factor BrkB family protein produces MPFRPEQIILASRPFRKLVSISKTLVLPGFEGVPLYDVIKFFLKEMHNQSLGERAAAISFNFLLAIPPFFIFMFTLVPYIPMQNVEATLYELAEDVTPNYNTYIIIRDMIHDFLYTHRNGLLSIAFVMGFFASSNAVMGIARSFNKKLPGFRRRKWWQKRLMALKLTVILILLLLLTVILIIAQGTVLDFVFNRLGITDPRILSLADVARWVLIGLLFFSMLSVIYRFVPATTKKWKFITAGSTFATVLMILVTILFSFFVNNFGNYNKIYGSVGTILILMLSVYFYSFILLIGFELNASIRILKEIANMRKEDLPQEVK; encoded by the coding sequence ATGCCATTCAGACCAGAACAGATCATCTTAGCATCCAGACCTTTCCGTAAACTGGTAAGCATCAGCAAAACGCTGGTATTGCCAGGTTTCGAGGGAGTGCCGCTGTATGATGTGATCAAATTCTTTCTGAAAGAAATGCATAATCAGAGCCTGGGGGAAAGGGCAGCAGCTATCTCATTCAACTTTCTGCTGGCCATTCCCCCATTCTTTATCTTCATGTTCACCCTCGTGCCCTATATCCCTATGCAAAATGTAGAGGCAACGTTGTATGAACTGGCAGAGGATGTTACTCCTAATTACAATACCTACATCATCATACGCGACATGATCCATGACTTCCTGTACACACACCGTAACGGGTTGCTGTCTATTGCCTTCGTCATGGGATTCTTTGCTTCTTCGAATGCGGTGATGGGGATCGCCAGATCGTTCAATAAAAAGCTTCCGGGCTTCCGCCGGCGGAAGTGGTGGCAGAAGCGTTTAATGGCGCTGAAACTAACCGTCATTCTCATTCTGCTGCTGTTGCTCACTGTCATACTGATCATCGCGCAAGGCACCGTACTAGACTTTGTATTCAACCGGCTGGGTATTACTGATCCGCGGATCCTGTCGTTGGCTGATGTAGCGCGCTGGGTGCTCATAGGGTTGCTATTCTTCTCTATGTTGTCAGTCATTTACCGGTTCGTACCGGCAACAACAAAGAAATGGAAGTTTATTACTGCAGGATCGACGTTTGCTACGGTGCTGATGATATTGGTGACAATATTGTTTTCATTCTTCGTGAATAATTTTGGCAACTATAACAAGATCTACGGATCTGTTGGAACGATCCTGATTCTGATGTTATCCGTGTATTTTTATTCTTTTATTCTGCTGATAGGATTTGAGCTCAATGCGAGTATTCGTATCCTGAAAGAAATTGCAAATATGCGGAAAGAGGATCTGCCGCAGGAAGTGAAGTAA
- a CDS encoding redoxin domain-containing protein, translating into MKTLNCLLLISVWLVAMRSPVDLPLEIGAPLPKADLVLQDCSGKEITLNKARMNNGLLVMFSGNTCPYVERNQLRTQEICKYALSNNIGVVLINSNIAGTDEKSVLTAMKTYANGQQYNWYYVVDKKAELADAFEANHAPECYLFNQQAKLVYKGAIDDNPGNAEAVKMRHLHTAINEMLAGKTVKVNATTALGCNIKRF; encoded by the coding sequence ATGAAAACACTTAACTGTCTACTTTTGATCAGCGTCTGGCTTGTGGCCATGCGTTCCCCTGTTGATCTCCCACTGGAGATAGGCGCGCCGTTGCCTAAGGCGGACCTGGTATTGCAGGACTGCTCGGGTAAAGAGATCACATTGAATAAAGCCAGGATGAATAATGGTCTGCTTGTAATGTTCTCCGGCAATACCTGCCCATACGTTGAGCGCAATCAGTTGCGGACACAGGAAATATGTAAGTATGCGCTTAGCAATAACATCGGCGTGGTGCTGATCAATTCCAATATCGCTGGTACTGATGAAAAAAGCGTGCTGACGGCGATGAAAACATATGCGAATGGTCAGCAGTATAACTGGTATTATGTAGTCGATAAAAAAGCGGAATTAGCGGATGCTTTCGAGGCGAATCATGCGCCGGAATGTTATCTCTTCAATCAGCAGGCAAAACTGGTTTATAAAGGCGCTATTGATGATAATCCGGGGAATGCAGAAGCAGTGAAGATGCGGCATTTGCATACGGCGATCAATGAAATGCTGGCAGGGAAAACGGTGAAAGTGAATGCTACGACGGCACTGGGGTGTAATATCAAGCGGTTTTAG
- a CDS encoding M14 metallopeptidase family protein: MRKFLLSSLILLMIQIGYAQTLPTPDQFLGYALGTQFTPYYRVLAYYEAVAAVTPNMQLIQYGTTYEGRPLMLAILSSAENTGKIEQIRQHNIDIANGTGKPAAGDPAIVWLSYNVHGNEAVSTEASMITLYMLANKANTQQQEWLKNVVVLIDPCLNPDGRERYVNFYNQVHTRYADPLLFAREHNEPWPGGRANHYYFDLNRDWAWQTQVESQQRVVQYSRWMPQVHVDFHEQSIDAPYYFAPAAEPFHDIIKPWQRSMQMLIGKNNARYFDQEGWLYFTKEFFDMFYPSYGDTYPTYNGAIGMTYEQGGGGRAGLAGLKQDGDTLTLSQRIAHHRTTGLSTIEIASQESAQLLKEFSKYFYDAVHTPDGPYLSYVVKAAGNNEKLASLGALLNKNGIRFGYGAAVGKANGFNYFNGKTENFTIDKEDMVISAAQARSNLLKVLFEPDSRLSDSVTYDITAWSLPYAYGLQTYALRQLLTPAKDSLQTTVNTALVATRPYAYLARWNSIKDVRFLSALLQKRIRVRYAEGDFMAGGKTFPAGTLIITRSGNEAANGQFDEQVVHLANTYKTTLDAVATGFVEKGVDFGSEKVRFIKPVRVAVVMGEGVSSLAAGEVWHFFEQQINYPLTVVDIKQLPAINWKALDVLILPDGNYRYLSDKDISNKLRDWINAGGKLIVMQEALAQIASLDWGIHLKKTEEDKEEKKDDYTLLKSYANREREGVKQAIPGAIYKVQLDNTHPLAFGFPAVYYTLKQDSRIYDYLEDGGWNVGIIKKDNYLSGFVGTETRKKLKDGLLFGVKEMGEGRIVMMADDPLFRSFWENGKLLFGNALFMVW; encoded by the coding sequence ATGCGCAAATTCCTGCTATCATCCCTTATACTGCTCATGATACAGATCGGGTATGCCCAGACACTGCCTACTCCTGATCAGTTTCTGGGTTATGCGCTCGGGACACAATTCACGCCCTATTATCGCGTATTAGCTTACTACGAAGCTGTCGCCGCTGTGACACCCAACATGCAGCTGATCCAGTACGGTACTACTTACGAAGGCCGTCCGCTGATGCTGGCGATCCTTTCCTCTGCCGAGAATACCGGCAAAATCGAGCAGATCAGACAACACAACATTGACATTGCTAATGGCACCGGGAAACCTGCCGCCGGTGATCCTGCCATTGTATGGCTTAGTTATAACGTACATGGTAATGAGGCGGTATCTACAGAGGCCTCGATGATCACGCTGTACATGCTGGCGAACAAGGCCAATACACAACAGCAGGAATGGCTGAAGAATGTCGTAGTACTGATTGATCCCTGCCTGAATCCTGATGGAAGGGAACGTTATGTCAATTTTTACAACCAGGTGCATACCCGTTATGCAGATCCCCTGCTGTTTGCAAGAGAGCATAACGAGCCGTGGCCGGGAGGTAGGGCCAATCACTATTACTTTGACCTGAACAGGGACTGGGCATGGCAAACGCAGGTCGAGTCGCAGCAGCGTGTTGTTCAGTATAGCCGCTGGATGCCGCAGGTGCATGTAGACTTTCATGAACAGTCGATCGATGCGCCTTATTATTTTGCGCCGGCAGCGGAGCCATTTCATGACATCATCAAACCCTGGCAGCGCAGCATGCAGATGTTGATCGGAAAGAACAATGCACGTTATTTCGATCAGGAAGGCTGGCTGTATTTTACGAAAGAATTTTTCGATATGTTTTATCCCAGTTATGGCGATACCTATCCTACCTACAATGGTGCTATCGGTATGACCTATGAACAGGGCGGCGGCGGAAGGGCCGGTCTTGCCGGACTGAAACAGGATGGTGATACACTGACTTTATCTCAGCGTATTGCACATCACCGTACGACAGGTTTATCTACTATTGAAATTGCTTCACAGGAATCAGCACAGTTGCTGAAAGAATTTTCGAAATACTTTTATGATGCGGTGCATACACCGGATGGCCCCTATCTGTCATATGTAGTGAAAGCAGCGGGGAATAATGAAAAACTGGCTTCCCTGGGGGCTTTGCTGAACAAAAACGGGATCCGCTTCGGATATGGTGCTGCTGTAGGAAAGGCTAACGGATTTAACTATTTCAATGGCAAAACGGAAAACTTCACTATCGATAAGGAAGACATGGTGATCAGTGCCGCACAGGCCAGGTCTAATTTGCTGAAAGTGTTGTTTGAACCTGATTCCCGTTTATCCGATTCAGTTACCTATGATATCACCGCATGGTCGTTACCTTATGCTTACGGGTTGCAGACATACGCGTTGCGGCAGTTACTCACACCAGCAAAGGATAGTTTGCAGACAACTGTAAACACAGCACTCGTAGCTACCCGTCCCTATGCTTACCTGGCACGCTGGAACAGCATCAAGGACGTGCGTTTTCTTTCCGCATTACTGCAGAAACGTATTCGCGTAAGATATGCAGAAGGTGATTTCATGGCAGGTGGTAAAACATTTCCGGCCGGCACACTGATCATCACCCGTTCAGGCAATGAGGCCGCCAACGGACAGTTTGACGAACAGGTCGTGCATCTTGCCAATACCTATAAAACAACCCTGGATGCAGTTGCCACGGGGTTCGTGGAAAAAGGAGTGGACTTCGGCTCGGAAAAGGTCCGTTTCATCAAGCCGGTCCGGGTAGCTGTAGTAATGGGCGAGGGCGTCTCTTCCCTCGCGGCAGGAGAAGTATGGCATTTCTTTGAGCAACAGATCAATTATCCACTGACAGTCGTGGATATAAAGCAGCTACCTGCTATCAACTGGAAAGCCCTGGATGTGCTGATCCTTCCCGATGGTAACTACAGGTATCTGTCAGATAAAGACATCTCCAATAAGCTAAGGGACTGGATCAACGCTGGTGGTAAACTGATCGTTATGCAGGAGGCACTGGCGCAGATCGCCTCACTGGACTGGGGTATTCACCTGAAGAAAACGGAAGAAGACAAGGAGGAGAAAAAGGATGACTACACACTCCTGAAGTCTTATGCCAACCGTGAAAGGGAAGGAGTAAAACAGGCTATTCCCGGCGCCATTTACAAAGTACAGTTAGATAATACCCATCCGCTGGCTTTCGGCTTTCCTGCGGTTTATTATACCCTTAAACAGGACAGCAGGATATATGATTATCTCGAAGATGGCGGCTGGAATGTCGGCATCATTAAGAAGGATAATTATCTCAGTGGGTTCGTAGGTACGGAGACGCGTAAGAAGCTGAAAGATGGTTTGCTGTTTGGTGTAAAGGAAATGGGAGAGGGCAGGATCGTGATGATGGCAGATGATCCGTTATTCAGGAGTTTCTGGGAGAATGGGAAACTGTTATTCGGGAATGCGTTGTTTATGGTTTGGTAG
- a CDS encoding toxin-antitoxin system YwqK family antitoxin, which produces MTKYSRLLSGLSLLSLTTGAWSCTDTVAPNRQLLRQVMREENGSIRWKVYGFSDDPNKEKVEVYFTNGKVKEVFFRHYGHKEGPGTVFYENGTLSETGHWHEDNRVGEFRYYRQDGKLECVQYFGLIGESIEPR; this is translated from the coding sequence ATGACTAAATACAGCAGATTACTTTCAGGATTATCATTACTATCGCTGACAACAGGCGCCTGGAGTTGTACGGATACCGTAGCACCTAACAGGCAACTATTGCGCCAGGTGATGCGTGAGGAAAACGGCAGTATACGCTGGAAGGTATATGGTTTTTCAGACGATCCCAATAAGGAGAAAGTTGAGGTTTACTTTACCAATGGTAAAGTAAAAGAAGTGTTTTTCCGCCATTACGGACATAAAGAGGGACCGGGTACTGTCTTTTATGAGAATGGTACCTTATCTGAAACCGGCCACTGGCATGAGGACAACCGGGTAGGAGAGTTCCGCTATTACCGGCAGGATGGTAAACTGGAATGCGTCCAGTATTTCGGTCTGATAGGAGAAAGTATAGAACCCCGTTAA